Proteins from a single region of Nodularia sp. LEGE 06071:
- the rplK gene encoding 50S ribosomal protein L11: protein MAKKVVAVIKLALNAGKANPAPPVGPALGQHGVNIMMFCKEYNAKTADQAGMVIPVEISVFEDRSFTFVLKTPPASVLIRKAAKIERGSSEPNKNKVGSITKAQLQEIAQTKMPDLNANDIEAAMKIVAGTAKNMGVTISD, encoded by the coding sequence ATGGCGAAGAAAGTAGTAGCGGTCATTAAACTGGCCCTGAATGCTGGAAAAGCCAACCCAGCACCACCAGTGGGTCCCGCATTGGGTCAACACGGTGTGAACATTATGATGTTCTGTAAAGAGTACAATGCCAAAACAGCAGACCAAGCTGGAATGGTAATTCCTGTAGAAATTTCGGTGTTTGAAGACCGGAGTTTTACATTTGTACTCAAGACACCACCAGCATCAGTACTGATTCGCAAGGCAGCGAAAATTGAAAGAGGCTCTAGTGAACCCAACAAAAATAAAGTTGGGTCAATTACAAAAGCTCAATTGCAAGAAATTGCTCAAACCAAAATGCCTGACCTCAACGCCAATGATATAGAAGCGGCGATGAAGATTGTGGCAGGTACTGCCAAGAATATGGGCGTAACCATCTCGGATTAG
- the nusG gene encoding transcription termination/antitermination protein NusG: MTSATDEPYNSALHSEETAETALNEVRWYAVQVASGCEKRVKTNLEQRIQTFDVSDKIVQVEIPHTPAVKIRKDGSRQHTEEKVFPGYVLVRMVMEDDTWQVVRNTSHVINFVGAEQKRGGSKSRGHVKPVPLGPSEVERIFKQTSEQEPIVKIDMAAGDKIVVLSGPFKDFEGEVIEVSPERSKLKALLSIFGRDTPVELEFNQVEKQS, translated from the coding sequence ATGACTTCTGCAACAGACGAACCATATAACTCAGCTTTGCATTCTGAAGAAACAGCAGAAACAGCGCTCAATGAAGTACGCTGGTATGCAGTACAAGTAGCGTCAGGCTGTGAGAAACGCGTCAAGACAAACTTGGAGCAACGTATCCAAACGTTTGATGTATCTGACAAAATTGTCCAAGTGGAAATTCCCCACACGCCAGCAGTGAAAATTCGCAAAGATGGCAGTCGTCAGCACACAGAGGAAAAAGTTTTTCCAGGTTATGTGCTAGTACGAATGGTGATGGAAGATGATACTTGGCAAGTGGTACGAAACACTTCCCATGTAATTAATTTCGTGGGAGCGGAACAAAAACGTGGCGGTAGCAAAAGCCGAGGTCACGTTAAACCAGTACCTTTAGGTCCATCAGAAGTAGAACGGATATTCAAACAGACGAGCGAACAGGAGCCGATTGTCAAAATTGACATGGCTGCTGGTGATAAGATAGTTGTACTTTCGGGTCCTTTTAAAGACTTTGAAGGCGAGGTGATTGAAGTCAGTCCAGAGCGCAGCAAATTAAAAGCCTTGCTCTCGATTTTTGGACGAGATACACCAGTAGAATTGGAATTTAATCAGGTAGAGAAACAGAGCTAA
- the secE gene encoding preprotein translocase subunit SecE, whose product MAKKNEAEMPANTNGFSLANFFQGTKEELEKVVWPSRKQLVSESAGVLLMVTLSASLIYLVDGLFGWVAQQVF is encoded by the coding sequence GTGGCCAAAAAAAATGAAGCAGAAATGCCAGCAAACACCAATGGATTCAGTTTAGCCAACTTCTTTCAGGGTACAAAAGAAGAACTGGAAAAAGTGGTTTGGCCAAGTCGCAAACAGCTAGTGAGCGAATCAGCAGGTGTGCTGTTAATGGTGACACTCTCCGCATCTTTGATATATTTGGTCGATGGATTGTTCGGTTGGGTAGCACAACAGGTATTCTGA
- the rplS gene encoding 50S ribosomal protein L19: MSAQEIIRSIEAEQLKSDLPIIYVGDTVKVGVKIKEGEKFRIQPYEGVVIAKRNGGINETITVRRVFQGIGVERVFLLHSPRIDNIKILRRGKVRRAKLYYLRGRVGKATRIKQRFDRAL, translated from the coding sequence ATGAGCGCTCAAGAGATTATCCGCTCCATTGAAGCGGAACAACTAAAATCGGATCTGCCCATCATCTATGTGGGAGATACAGTGAAAGTCGGTGTCAAGATTAAAGAAGGAGAAAAGTTTCGTATCCAACCATACGAAGGCGTAGTCATTGCCAAACGCAATGGTGGCATTAACGAAACTATTACAGTCCGCCGCGTGTTTCAAGGCATTGGCGTGGAGCGGGTATTTTTGTTACATTCTCCCCGCATCGACAACATTAAAATCCTCCGTCGAGGTAAAGTCAGACGTGCTAAACTCTATTACCTACGCGGACGTGTAGGTAAAGCTACCCGGATTAAGCAACGGTTTGATCGTGCCTTGTAA
- a CDS encoding FkbM family methyltransferase, with the protein MLKKQIQNFLKAYGYTLYDTKRMPFGYDLKADIARLSPDLKLKTIFDVGANKGQTTLDYRRKFPEAQIFSFEPVSQTFEVLKANVGVDPQVSCFNLALGEENKQEQMLVQGTSGSNSISHVSQVNSPADQCLETVNIITLDQFMEEDDHKIDQIDLLKIDTEGYECQVLRGAEATLGAEKIFYIYIEVTFREKDDHHTHFCKISEMLADYNFNFVGLYDVYPFWGGGNAVDYCNALFKRWEKGKNLKLWEQ; encoded by the coding sequence ATGCTAAAAAAACAGATTCAAAATTTTTTGAAAGCTTATGGATACACCCTCTATGATACCAAGAGAATGCCTTTTGGATATGATCTCAAAGCAGATATTGCTAGACTATCACCTGATTTGAAGCTGAAGACAATTTTTGATGTGGGAGCTAATAAAGGACAAACTACCCTTGATTATCGTCGCAAATTTCCTGAAGCTCAGATTTTTTCTTTTGAACCAGTTAGTCAAACCTTTGAAGTTTTAAAAGCGAATGTTGGTGTTGATCCTCAAGTTTCTTGCTTCAATTTAGCATTGGGGGAAGAAAACAAGCAGGAGCAGATGTTAGTCCAAGGAACATCTGGTTCTAACTCAATTTCCCATGTTAGTCAGGTTAATTCTCCAGCAGATCAATGTCTGGAGACAGTGAATATAATCACATTAGATCAGTTTATGGAAGAAGACGACCATAAAATTGATCAGATTGATCTGTTGAAAATAGATACGGAAGGCTATGAGTGTCAAGTTTTAAGAGGTGCAGAAGCAACTTTAGGCGCTGAAAAAATTTTCTACATTTACATAGAAGTTACTTTTCGGGAGAAAGATGACCATCACACTCATTTTTGTAAAATCAGTGAGATGCTGGCAGACTATAATTTTAATTTTGTAGGATTATACGACGTATATCCTTTTTGGGGAGGCGGAAATGCTGTTGATTACTGTAATGCTTTATTTAAACGGTGGGAAAAAGGGAAAAATTTAAAACTTTGGGAACAATAG
- a CDS encoding ATP-binding protein produces the protein MEFFNQVSTSKNQENLQPDLQVFLRHILDKISDNIYINKEQELEIFLQQISEKLEQEIQARTALLNSRVDQLKQEINEYKQAEAAKQETEQSFRRHNTALQKLVQSESLQYDDFPTAIKYVTEVASLGLDVDRVSVWLYTEDYTKIQCADLYERPSNSHSSAWELSVCDYPSYFQALKEEQVIAVVDVHQDTRTSEFSANYTLPLGITSMLDVRIWSRGKVIGVVCCEHLGTQRQWTLEEENFISSITEFVRLVIESSDRKSVEAALAISKNQFRLVVEQTGQLIYIYDLAESQIHWAGAIEEITGYTADQWQTFDLATWEAHIHPDDRPRVMFILASAIQNKSQYQIEYRLQKKDGYYIYVEDRGKFLVNQITGTSCIAGTMSNVSDRKTAEKALRQSEVQFRQQAQTLKKALGELQRTQSQMIQSEKMSSLGQLVAGVAHEINNPVNFIYGNISPANDYIQDLLKLISLYQEHYLQPMPIIQEEIERIDLAFLIQDLPKLLSSMKMGAERIRQIVLSLRNFSRLDEAEYKAVDIHEGIDSSLLILKSRLKDKPGYPAIEVIKEYGNLPLVECYAGQLNQVFINILTNAIDVLEERDEKRSSQKIKSSPSIIRISTKMLDEHQIMIKISDNGMGIPEKIKQLIFNPFFTTKPIGKGTGMGMSISYQIITKNHGGKFYCISSSGQGTEFVIEIPLKQQAKLEKPEI, from the coding sequence ATGGAATTTTTTAACCAGGTTTCTACTTCTAAGAATCAAGAAAATTTACAACCAGATTTACAAGTATTTCTGCGGCATATTCTGGACAAAATTTCAGATAATATTTATATAAATAAAGAGCAGGAATTAGAAATATTTTTACAGCAAATCAGTGAAAAATTAGAGCAAGAAATACAAGCACGAACAGCACTGTTAAATAGCAGAGTTGATCAGTTGAAACAAGAAATTAATGAATACAAGCAAGCTGAAGCCGCAAAACAGGAAACTGAACAGAGTTTTCGCAGACACAACACGGCTCTACAGAAACTTGTACAAAGTGAGTCACTGCAATACGATGACTTTCCCACTGCCATAAAATATGTCACAGAAGTAGCTAGCCTTGGTCTGGATGTAGATCGTGTGAGTGTTTGGTTGTACACCGAAGATTATACCAAAATTCAATGCGCTGATTTATATGAACGTCCAAGTAATTCCCACAGTTCTGCTTGGGAATTGTCAGTCTGTGACTATCCGAGCTATTTTCAAGCTTTGAAAGAAGAACAAGTTATTGCAGTTGTTGATGTTCATCAAGATACTCGCACTTCAGAATTTTCTGCAAATTATACACTACCACTAGGCATTACCTCGATGCTCGATGTGCGGATTTGGTCGAGGGGAAAGGTGATTGGTGTAGTGTGTTGTGAACATTTGGGTACTCAGAGACAGTGGACTTTAGAAGAAGAAAACTTTATCAGTTCGATTACTGAATTTGTCCGACTAGTCATTGAATCTAGCGATCGCAAATCTGTAGAAGCGGCTCTAGCTATCAGCAAAAATCAGTTTCGTTTAGTTGTTGAGCAAACCGGACAATTGATTTATATTTATGATCTGGCTGAAAGTCAGATTCACTGGGCAGGAGCAATTGAGGAAATTACCGGATACACTGCTGATCAATGGCAAACATTTGACCTAGCTACTTGGGAAGCACACATTCACCCTGATGATCGCCCAAGGGTGATGTTTATATTGGCATCGGCGATACAGAACAAAAGTCAGTATCAAATTGAATATCGCCTCCAGAAAAAAGATGGTTACTATATCTATGTAGAAGATCGCGGCAAATTTTTAGTGAATCAGATCACAGGAACTAGCTGCATAGCGGGGACAATGAGTAATGTTAGCGATCGCAAAACTGCTGAAAAAGCTTTACGGCAATCAGAAGTTCAATTCCGCCAACAAGCTCAAACACTGAAGAAGGCACTAGGGGAATTACAACGGACTCAAAGTCAAATGATCCAGAGTGAAAAAATGTCTTCTCTTGGTCAATTAGTCGCGGGAGTAGCCCACGAAATTAACAACCCAGTGAATTTTATTTATGGTAATATTAGTCCGGCAAATGATTATATTCAAGACTTACTTAAACTGATTAGCTTATATCAAGAACACTATCTCCAACCAATGCCTATTATTCAGGAAGAAATTGAGAGAATAGACTTAGCATTTTTGATCCAAGATTTACCTAAATTGCTCTCATCGATGAAAATGGGAGCAGAACGCATTCGCCAAATTGTTCTCTCTCTCCGAAATTTTTCCCGCCTAGATGAAGCTGAATACAAAGCAGTTGATATTCATGAAGGAATTGATAGCTCTTTACTAATTTTAAAAAGTCGCCTCAAAGATAAACCAGGATATCCCGCCATTGAAGTCATCAAAGAATATGGAAATTTGCCCCTTGTAGAATGCTATGCAGGGCAATTAAATCAAGTATTTATCAACATTTTAACTAATGCTATAGATGTATTAGAAGAACGAGACGAAAAACGTTCTTCCCAGAAAATTAAGTCATCTCCTAGCATCATTCGTATATCTACAAAAATGCTCGACGAGCATCAAATTATGATTAAAATTAGCGATAATGGGATGGGTATACCCGAAAAAATCAAACAACTAATTTTTAACCCTTTCTTTACCACAAAACCAATTGGTAAAGGCACAGGAATGGGTATGTCTATTAGCTACCAAATTATTACCAAAAATCACGGGGGGAAATTTTATTGTATTTCATCTTCAGGTCAGGGTACAGAATTTGTGATTGAGATTCCCTTAAAACAGCAAGCCAAGTTAGAAAAACCTGAAATTTGA